A window from Cerasicoccus sp. TK19100 encodes these proteins:
- a CDS encoding alpha/beta hydrolase, which yields MKNLTLTLFLVILFGPAMSIAETDIVVKRNIAYLGDDRSEKLDVYLPPDSFERPRPAVVVIHGGAWRMGDKNDRREQAFGNGLAEEGYVVFSINYKLNVFHRDENGKWLGQTVAWPQNLYDCKTAVRYIRAHAEDYGVDPNRIAVMGGSAGGHLALLTGSTVNVERFNQDGLYLDQSNDVSCIVNFYGTAWVNNPHRAPKFEGGIPGLPEGENAKLASPATWLGDDTPPILIVHGDSDPSVSVKFSRKLVPILQEKGIEHTYIEIPEAKHSFGWTAAGTDVKPAVLAFLKAHL from the coding sequence ATGAAAAATTTAACTCTTACTTTATTTCTAGTCATCCTGTTTGGCCCAGCGATGAGCATCGCAGAAACAGACATCGTCGTGAAGCGCAACATTGCTTACTTGGGCGATGATCGCAGCGAAAAGCTGGACGTCTATTTGCCGCCGGATTCCTTCGAGCGACCGCGCCCAGCGGTGGTCGTCATCCATGGCGGAGCCTGGCGCATGGGCGACAAAAATGATCGCCGCGAACAAGCCTTTGGCAACGGGCTGGCCGAAGAGGGCTACGTGGTCTTCTCGATCAACTACAAGCTCAACGTTTTTCACCGCGACGAGAACGGTAAGTGGCTTGGCCAAACGGTCGCTTGGCCGCAGAACCTCTACGACTGCAAAACAGCCGTGCGCTACATCCGCGCGCATGCGGAGGATTACGGCGTCGATCCGAATCGCATCGCGGTGATGGGCGGGTCTGCCGGAGGACATTTGGCATTGCTGACCGGAAGCACGGTAAACGTGGAACGTTTCAACCAGGATGGACTTTACCTGGATCAGAGCAACGACGTCAGCTGCATCGTGAATTTTTATGGCACGGCGTGGGTGAACAATCCGCATCGGGCACCCAAGTTCGAGGGCGGCATCCCTGGCTTGCCCGAGGGGGAAAACGCGAAGCTCGCATCGCCCGCCACATGGCTAGGTGACGACACGCCGCCGATCCTCATCGTGCATGGCGATAGCGATCCATCTGTTTCAGTGAAGTTCTCGCGCAAGCTGGTCCCCATCCTACAGGAAAAGGGCATCGAGCACACCTACATTGAAATACCGGAAGCCAAGCACTCATTTGGTTGGACTGCCGCCGGGACTGATGTGAAGCCCGCTGTTCTGGCATTTCTCAAAGCGCATTTATAA